One stretch of Vespula vulgaris chromosome 20, iyVesVulg1.1, whole genome shotgun sequence DNA includes these proteins:
- the LOC127071164 gene encoding Bardet-Biedl syndrome 7 protein homolog isoform X1 — MTIALSRVDYVSVGVTSRGTTRILPPTDPKQTQKFVVGDHDGILQVFGMKKGELQALFKSLPGPKINKMILGGSMETARDKIFVAYGNSVKGFTKKGKLFLDFDTSLLDPISALYVLGPNLAACARDLYHRYYDCKDADSYLAGEILHDVVLLPGDNSMVYAILACGDCAVRVLHGTMRPTVLRLPSIPTVLAVYREKEVESTERVLLGTIDGRVGLLNLQGNKTLRITWLINSMGSEVTSLDTFELQDGMDILIGRQDGIVEVFTFPDEDTSPCLRYRYNAGESISTVIGGIIGAIGYPEVLVTTYSGRIFGLTTKPPGLLEAGQSDTVIAKLKLEIHQLEEKLVEERETTNFTADPLAPLILAVKHRMALHEEDASYSLSVELDTSIDNILIQSNTPIVLLDVENNSAVVSLSMCNPKEGNFVLATYRCQINTNRLEMRLRTIEGQPGTLQIYVTSQVQPKCCRRISIPIYALSLHKRQHIDDADTLPEGPFNELRLSGSFTIAEMHAWLSLVLPDVPERPHLYENDAILTYKSSFIGTILKCRYKLVFNSFQFVINISFIFSFNYRKGNAIFSGENISSIIILRDILTREATKRKIKLEVFCDVAVGSISRVLELIRPQLDAVHELIEKIKILDVLEEFELKTNPKENLCSQYQDLIANEQNIRSQLAKDPEILNRLHGVITDLYVDWERAKGARRINSKFAAEKLNDSLESRDFLQLLQIFTGNAIST; from the exons ATGACAATAGCACTTTCACGTGTTGATTACGTGTCTGTAGGTGTTACTTCTCGTGGTACAACTAGAATTTTACCTCCAACAGATCCTAAACAAACACAAAAATTTGTTGTTGGTGATCACGATGGTATACTACAAGTTTTTG GAATGAAGAAAGGAGAATTACAAGCGTTATTCAAATCTCTACCTGGaccaaaaattaataaaatgattctTGGAGGTTCTATGGAAACAGCgagagataaaatttttgttgcCTATGGAAATTCTGTTAAAGGTTTTACAAAAAAGGGGAAATTGTTTTTGGATTTTGATACAAGTCTGTTAGATCCTATTTCTGCTTT ATATGTGCTTGGTCCAAATCTAGCAGCTTGTGCTCGTGATCTTTATCATAGATATTATGATTGTAAAGATGCAGATTCATATCTAGCCGGAGAGATATTACACGACGTCGTACTCTTACCTGGTGACAATTCTATGGTATATGCTATTCTTGCTTGTGGGGATTGTGCA GTACGTGTTTTACATGGTACTATGAGACCAACAGTTTTAAGATTGCCAAGTATTCCAACGGTGCTTGCTGTATATAG GGAAAAAGAAGTGGAATCAACAGAACGTGTTTTGTTAGGAACTATTGATGGTAGAGTTGGTTTACTAAATCTTCAAGGCAACAAAACATTAAGAATTACTTGGTTAATTAATTCTATGGGATCTGAAGTTACTTCTTTGGACACATTTGAATTACAAGATGGTATGGATATACTTATTGGACGACAAGATGGAATCGTTGAAGTCTTTACATTTCCAGATGAAGATACATCACCGTGTCTACGTTATcgttat aatgcTGGTGAAAGTATTAGCACTGTTATTGGAGGAATTATTGGTGCTATTGGTTATCCTGAAGTTCTTGTTACTACTTACTCTGGTCGAATATTTGGTCTAACTACTAAACCTCCTGGCCTTTTAGAAGCTGGACAAAGCGATACTGTTATAGCAAAATTGAAACTTGAAATACACCAATTGGAAGAAAAACTTGTTGAGGAAAGAGAAACTACTAACTTCACAGCTGATCCTTTAGCACCTTTAATATTAGCTGTGAAACATAG aaTGGCTTTACATGAAGAAGATGCATCATATTCACTTTCAGTAGAATTGGATACATCAATAGATAATATTCTTATACAATCGAACACACCAATAGTTTTATTAGatgtagaaaataatagtGCAGTTGTAAGTTTATCTATGTGCAATCCAAAGGAAGGAAACTTTGTACTTGCTACGTATAGATGtcaa atcaaCACCAATCGCCTCGAAATGAGATTACGAACGATTGAAGGCCAACCAGGTACCTTACAAATTTACGTTACATCACAG GTGCAGCCAAAATGTTGTCGTAGAATATCAATACCTATATATGCTTTATCTTTACATAAAAGACAACACATAGACGATGCAGATACATTACCAGAAGGACCTTTCAACGAATTAAGATTGAGCGGTAGTTTTACGATTGCCGAG ATGCATGCGTGGCTTTCTCTCGTATTACCTGACGTTCCTGAAAGACCTCACTTATATGAAAACGACGCTATCTTAACCtataaatcttcttttatcgGAACAATATTGAAGTGTAGATACAAGTTAGTTTTTAATAGTTtccaatttgttataaatatatctttcattttttcatttaattacagAAAAGGAAATGCGATATTTTCGGGAGAAAATATATCAAGTATTATAATACTCAGAGATATACTTACAAGGGAAGCGACGAAACGAAAGATCAAGTTAGAAGTATTTTGtg ATGTTGCTGTTGGAAGTATCTCTAGAGTATTGGAACTTATACGACCTCAATTAGATGCTGTCcatgaattaattgaaaaaattaagattttAGATGTTCTTGAAGAATTTGAATTAAAGACaaatccaaaagaaaatttgtgttCACAGTATCAAGATTTAATTgcaaatgaacaaaatattaGATCACAATTGGCAAAGGATCCTGAAATTTTAAACAGATTACATGGTGTAATAACAGATTTATATGTTGACTGGGAACGAGCAAAAGGAGCTCGAAG aaTTAACAGTAAATTTGCAgcagaaaaattaaatgattcaCTCGAATCAAGAGACTTTCTTCaacttttacaaatttttacgGGTAACGCTATTTCCACGTGA
- the LOC127071166 gene encoding zinc finger protein 260-like has translation MEVTTEEAQAVLLEGMEGAQYITIQRADGESMSKGVPLLTLNGELISEGMVVDMINAGVGTDYGAATQYYEADDLLPHELTEEDRKLAAALVAVQLQQQQKQQQLHSQSQHEDSALPDVSHLETLAPVNSYSIQTVPEPNPPTIYPTLQSFKRIGHNVKQEFINIKSEYDVNVSAESSEDTTPTPGPKRSLPHKKRIPRKLKQQTKKNSTKKDIGKTNQDSIVVEQRTEMQVHVFECELCGSRFSSQLKFFEHLKVHYEPVKQETRIAQATNTSITISVPETVQSLENTVIEEFSEPEDIMEGIRGVVEETAAHINDESESPLSTTNNESMLWAITDVTDHVHRDHVRTSTTTEQNLHEKEKTDIPQTAKKKKALKARKSNDELTCPQCDRSFHHKNSLVYHMRSHSGERPHQCEVCGKSFFAASALKVHKRLHSGDKPYKCEECGRHFRQWGDLKYHSTSIHSEQKQYQCEYCGKDFARKYSLIVHRRIHTGEKNYRCEYCNKTFRASSYLQNHRRIHTGEKPHPCTVCGKPFRVRSDMKRHMHTHSRGRSDRPLNRIMTGKNVEEDNDKGAQAKTIQDLVRDLKLEVEATGVVEIVPPDDNPESILPHAGGQTLEYTVTTTTDGNSERDPLEAVVRTTDNMQYFFM, from the exons atggaGGTAACAACGGAAGAAGCTCAAGCTGTATTATTAGAAGGCATGGAGGGTGCTCAGTATATAACCATACAAAGAGCAGATGGAGAATCAATGAGTAAAGGGGTTCCTCTTTTAACATTAAATGGAGAATTAATTTCTGAAGGAATGGTCGTTGATATGATTAATGCTGGTGTTGGTACTGACTATGGAGCTGCTACGCAATATTATGAGGCTGATGATTTGTTGCCTCATGAATTAACAGAG gAAGATCGTAAGTTAGCTGCAGCTTTAGTTGCTGTTCAATTACAACAGCAACAAAAGCAACAACAACTTCATAGTCAATCGCAACATGAAGATTCAGCACTACCTGATGTTTCTCATTTGGAAACATTAGCACCTGTGAACAGTTATTCAATACAAACTGTGCCCGAACCAAATCCACCCACAATTTATCCAACTTTACAATCTTTTAAGAGAATAGGACATAATGTGAAACaggaatttataaatattaaaagcgAATACGATGTAAATGTATCAGCTGAAAGTAGCGAGGATACAACACCGACTCCTGGACCTAAACGTTCTTTACCTCATAAAAAACGGATTCCTCGTAAATTGAAACaacaaacaaagaagaattctacaaaaaaagatattggtAAAACCAATCAAGATTCTATAGTTGTGGAACAAAGAACTGAAATGCAAGTTCATGTATTTGAGTGCGAATTATGCGGCTCTAGATTTAGTAGCCAACTGAAATTTTTTGAACATTTGAAG GTACATTATGAACCAGTAAAACAAGAGACTAGAATAGCTCAAGCAACAAATACCAGTATCACAATATCAGTACCAGAGACGGTACAAAGCCTAGAAAACACTGTGATAGAAGAATTTAGCGAACCCGAAGATATTATGGAAGGAATCAGAGGTGTAG TGGAAGAAACTGCAGCGCATATTAACGATGAATCGGAATCACCATTATCCACTACAAACAATGAATCCATGTTGTGGGCTATAACTGATGTTACTGATCATGTACACAGGGACCATGTTAGAACGTCTACTACTACTGAACAAAATTtacacgaaaaagaaaagactgaTATCCCACAGacggcaaaaaaaaagaaagctttgAAAGCTCGAAAATCAA atgATGAATTAACGTGTCCTCAATGCGATCGATCATTTCATCATAAGAATAGTCTTGTTTATCACATGAGATCGCATAGTGGTGAAAGGCCGCATCAATGTGAAGTCTGCGGCAAGAGTTTTTTTGCTGCTAGCGCATTGAAG GTACATAAGCGCCTTCACAGCGGTGATAAGCCATATAAATGCGAGGAATGCGGTCGTCATTTTAGACAATGGGGTGATCTTAAATATCATTCAACCAGTATTCATTCAGAACAAAAACAATATCAATGTGAATATTGTGGCAAAGATTTTGcacgaaaatattctttaattgtCCATAGACGTATTCATACAggtgaaaaaaattatcgttgTGAATACTGTAATAAGACATTTAGAGCAAGTAGTTACTTACAAAATCATCGTCGTATACATACGGGTGAGAAGCCACATCCTTGTACAGTTTGTGGAAAACCATTTAGAGTACGAAGCGATATGAAAAGGCATATGCATACACATTCTCGAGGAAGATCTGACAGGCCTTTAAACAGAATAATGACAGGGAAAAATGTGGAAGAAGATAATGACAAAGGTGCACAAGCTAAAACTATTCAGGATCTTGTAAGAGATTTAAAACTTGAGGTAGAAGCAACCGGAGTTGTAGAAATTGTTCCACCGGATGATAATCCTGAAAGTATTTTGCCACATGCTGGTGGACAAACTCTGGAATATACTGTAACGACAACCACAGATGGAAATTCTGAAAGAGATCCTTTAGAAGCCGTTGTCCGTACAACtgataatat gcaatacttttttatgtaa
- the LOC127071164 gene encoding Bardet-Biedl syndrome 7 protein homolog isoform X2 has protein sequence MTIALSRVDYVSVGVTSRGTTRILPPTDPKQTQKFVVGDHDGILQVFGMKKGELQALFKSLPGPKINKMILGGSMETARDKIFVAYGNSVKGFTKKGKLFLDFDTSLLDPISALYVLGPNLAACARDLYHRYYDCKDADSYLAGEILHDVVLLPGDNSMVYAILACGDCAVRVLHGTMRPTVLRLPSIPTVLAVYREKEVESTERVLLGTIDGRVGLLNLQGNKTLRITWLINSMGSEVTSLDTFELQDGMDILIGRQDGIVEVFTFPDEDTSPCLRYRYNAGESISTVIGGIIGAIGYPEVLVTTYSGRIFGLTTKPPGLLEAGQSDTVIAKLKLEIHQLEEKLVEERETTNFTADPLAPLILAVKHRMALHEEDASYSLSVELDTSIDNILIQSNTPIVLLDVENNSAVVSLSMCNPKEGNFVLATYRCQINTNRLEMRLRTIEGQPGTLQIYVTSQVQPKCCRRISIPIYALSLHKRQHIDDADTLPEGPFNELRLSGSFTIAEMHAWLSLVLPDVPERPHLYENDAILTYKSSFIGTILKCRYKKGNAIFSGENISSIIILRDILTREATKRKIKLEVFCDVAVGSISRVLELIRPQLDAVHELIEKIKILDVLEEFELKTNPKENLCSQYQDLIANEQNIRSQLAKDPEILNRLHGVITDLYVDWERAKGARRINSKFAAEKLNDSLESRDFLQLLQIFTGNAIST, from the exons ATGACAATAGCACTTTCACGTGTTGATTACGTGTCTGTAGGTGTTACTTCTCGTGGTACAACTAGAATTTTACCTCCAACAGATCCTAAACAAACACAAAAATTTGTTGTTGGTGATCACGATGGTATACTACAAGTTTTTG GAATGAAGAAAGGAGAATTACAAGCGTTATTCAAATCTCTACCTGGaccaaaaattaataaaatgattctTGGAGGTTCTATGGAAACAGCgagagataaaatttttgttgcCTATGGAAATTCTGTTAAAGGTTTTACAAAAAAGGGGAAATTGTTTTTGGATTTTGATACAAGTCTGTTAGATCCTATTTCTGCTTT ATATGTGCTTGGTCCAAATCTAGCAGCTTGTGCTCGTGATCTTTATCATAGATATTATGATTGTAAAGATGCAGATTCATATCTAGCCGGAGAGATATTACACGACGTCGTACTCTTACCTGGTGACAATTCTATGGTATATGCTATTCTTGCTTGTGGGGATTGTGCA GTACGTGTTTTACATGGTACTATGAGACCAACAGTTTTAAGATTGCCAAGTATTCCAACGGTGCTTGCTGTATATAG GGAAAAAGAAGTGGAATCAACAGAACGTGTTTTGTTAGGAACTATTGATGGTAGAGTTGGTTTACTAAATCTTCAAGGCAACAAAACATTAAGAATTACTTGGTTAATTAATTCTATGGGATCTGAAGTTACTTCTTTGGACACATTTGAATTACAAGATGGTATGGATATACTTATTGGACGACAAGATGGAATCGTTGAAGTCTTTACATTTCCAGATGAAGATACATCACCGTGTCTACGTTATcgttat aatgcTGGTGAAAGTATTAGCACTGTTATTGGAGGAATTATTGGTGCTATTGGTTATCCTGAAGTTCTTGTTACTACTTACTCTGGTCGAATATTTGGTCTAACTACTAAACCTCCTGGCCTTTTAGAAGCTGGACAAAGCGATACTGTTATAGCAAAATTGAAACTTGAAATACACCAATTGGAAGAAAAACTTGTTGAGGAAAGAGAAACTACTAACTTCACAGCTGATCCTTTAGCACCTTTAATATTAGCTGTGAAACATAG aaTGGCTTTACATGAAGAAGATGCATCATATTCACTTTCAGTAGAATTGGATACATCAATAGATAATATTCTTATACAATCGAACACACCAATAGTTTTATTAGatgtagaaaataatagtGCAGTTGTAAGTTTATCTATGTGCAATCCAAAGGAAGGAAACTTTGTACTTGCTACGTATAGATGtcaa atcaaCACCAATCGCCTCGAAATGAGATTACGAACGATTGAAGGCCAACCAGGTACCTTACAAATTTACGTTACATCACAG GTGCAGCCAAAATGTTGTCGTAGAATATCAATACCTATATATGCTTTATCTTTACATAAAAGACAACACATAGACGATGCAGATACATTACCAGAAGGACCTTTCAACGAATTAAGATTGAGCGGTAGTTTTACGATTGCCGAG ATGCATGCGTGGCTTTCTCTCGTATTACCTGACGTTCCTGAAAGACCTCACTTATATGAAAACGACGCTATCTTAACCtataaatcttcttttatcgGAACAATATTGAAGTGTAGATACAA AAAAGGAAATGCGATATTTTCGGGAGAAAATATATCAAGTATTATAATACTCAGAGATATACTTACAAGGGAAGCGACGAAACGAAAGATCAAGTTAGAAGTATTTTGtg ATGTTGCTGTTGGAAGTATCTCTAGAGTATTGGAACTTATACGACCTCAATTAGATGCTGTCcatgaattaattgaaaaaattaagattttAGATGTTCTTGAAGAATTTGAATTAAAGACaaatccaaaagaaaatttgtgttCACAGTATCAAGATTTAATTgcaaatgaacaaaatattaGATCACAATTGGCAAAGGATCCTGAAATTTTAAACAGATTACATGGTGTAATAACAGATTTATATGTTGACTGGGAACGAGCAAAAGGAGCTCGAAG aaTTAACAGTAAATTTGCAgcagaaaaattaaatgattcaCTCGAATCAAGAGACTTTCTTCaacttttacaaatttttacgGGTAACGCTATTTCCACGTGA
- the LOC127071164 gene encoding Bardet-Biedl syndrome 7 protein homolog isoform X3 produces MKKGELQALFKSLPGPKINKMILGGSMETARDKIFVAYGNSVKGFTKKGKLFLDFDTSLLDPISALYVLGPNLAACARDLYHRYYDCKDADSYLAGEILHDVVLLPGDNSMVYAILACGDCAVRVLHGTMRPTVLRLPSIPTVLAVYREKEVESTERVLLGTIDGRVGLLNLQGNKTLRITWLINSMGSEVTSLDTFELQDGMDILIGRQDGIVEVFTFPDEDTSPCLRYRYNAGESISTVIGGIIGAIGYPEVLVTTYSGRIFGLTTKPPGLLEAGQSDTVIAKLKLEIHQLEEKLVEERETTNFTADPLAPLILAVKHRMALHEEDASYSLSVELDTSIDNILIQSNTPIVLLDVENNSAVVSLSMCNPKEGNFVLATYRCQINTNRLEMRLRTIEGQPGTLQIYVTSQVQPKCCRRISIPIYALSLHKRQHIDDADTLPEGPFNELRLSGSFTIAEMHAWLSLVLPDVPERPHLYENDAILTYKSSFIGTILKCRYKLVFNSFQFVINISFIFSFNYRKGNAIFSGENISSIIILRDILTREATKRKIKLEVFCDVAVGSISRVLELIRPQLDAVHELIEKIKILDVLEEFELKTNPKENLCSQYQDLIANEQNIRSQLAKDPEILNRLHGVITDLYVDWERAKGARRINSKFAAEKLNDSLESRDFLQLLQIFTGNAIST; encoded by the exons ATGAAGAAAGGAGAATTACAAGCGTTATTCAAATCTCTACCTGGaccaaaaattaataaaatgattctTGGAGGTTCTATGGAAACAGCgagagataaaatttttgttgcCTATGGAAATTCTGTTAAAGGTTTTACAAAAAAGGGGAAATTGTTTTTGGATTTTGATACAAGTCTGTTAGATCCTATTTCTGCTTT ATATGTGCTTGGTCCAAATCTAGCAGCTTGTGCTCGTGATCTTTATCATAGATATTATGATTGTAAAGATGCAGATTCATATCTAGCCGGAGAGATATTACACGACGTCGTACTCTTACCTGGTGACAATTCTATGGTATATGCTATTCTTGCTTGTGGGGATTGTGCA GTACGTGTTTTACATGGTACTATGAGACCAACAGTTTTAAGATTGCCAAGTATTCCAACGGTGCTTGCTGTATATAG GGAAAAAGAAGTGGAATCAACAGAACGTGTTTTGTTAGGAACTATTGATGGTAGAGTTGGTTTACTAAATCTTCAAGGCAACAAAACATTAAGAATTACTTGGTTAATTAATTCTATGGGATCTGAAGTTACTTCTTTGGACACATTTGAATTACAAGATGGTATGGATATACTTATTGGACGACAAGATGGAATCGTTGAAGTCTTTACATTTCCAGATGAAGATACATCACCGTGTCTACGTTATcgttat aatgcTGGTGAAAGTATTAGCACTGTTATTGGAGGAATTATTGGTGCTATTGGTTATCCTGAAGTTCTTGTTACTACTTACTCTGGTCGAATATTTGGTCTAACTACTAAACCTCCTGGCCTTTTAGAAGCTGGACAAAGCGATACTGTTATAGCAAAATTGAAACTTGAAATACACCAATTGGAAGAAAAACTTGTTGAGGAAAGAGAAACTACTAACTTCACAGCTGATCCTTTAGCACCTTTAATATTAGCTGTGAAACATAG aaTGGCTTTACATGAAGAAGATGCATCATATTCACTTTCAGTAGAATTGGATACATCAATAGATAATATTCTTATACAATCGAACACACCAATAGTTTTATTAGatgtagaaaataatagtGCAGTTGTAAGTTTATCTATGTGCAATCCAAAGGAAGGAAACTTTGTACTTGCTACGTATAGATGtcaa atcaaCACCAATCGCCTCGAAATGAGATTACGAACGATTGAAGGCCAACCAGGTACCTTACAAATTTACGTTACATCACAG GTGCAGCCAAAATGTTGTCGTAGAATATCAATACCTATATATGCTTTATCTTTACATAAAAGACAACACATAGACGATGCAGATACATTACCAGAAGGACCTTTCAACGAATTAAGATTGAGCGGTAGTTTTACGATTGCCGAG ATGCATGCGTGGCTTTCTCTCGTATTACCTGACGTTCCTGAAAGACCTCACTTATATGAAAACGACGCTATCTTAACCtataaatcttcttttatcgGAACAATATTGAAGTGTAGATACAAGTTAGTTTTTAATAGTTtccaatttgttataaatatatctttcattttttcatttaattacagAAAAGGAAATGCGATATTTTCGGGAGAAAATATATCAAGTATTATAATACTCAGAGATATACTTACAAGGGAAGCGACGAAACGAAAGATCAAGTTAGAAGTATTTTGtg ATGTTGCTGTTGGAAGTATCTCTAGAGTATTGGAACTTATACGACCTCAATTAGATGCTGTCcatgaattaattgaaaaaattaagattttAGATGTTCTTGAAGAATTTGAATTAAAGACaaatccaaaagaaaatttgtgttCACAGTATCAAGATTTAATTgcaaatgaacaaaatattaGATCACAATTGGCAAAGGATCCTGAAATTTTAAACAGATTACATGGTGTAATAACAGATTTATATGTTGACTGGGAACGAGCAAAAGGAGCTCGAAG aaTTAACAGTAAATTTGCAgcagaaaaattaaatgattcaCTCGAATCAAGAGACTTTCTTCaacttttacaaatttttacgGGTAACGCTATTTCCACGTGA
- the LOC127071165 gene encoding uncharacterized protein LOC127071165 — protein sequence MESTSQVGFTDHHWEQMVHKAVAYQQDFYELLPSWTTCKKDDIKFIKQNIGYAIFGSPLFEKTSDSKDILNFDINDISDDTEISEVIHYSPKAEHLINMIFDKIWKHGRRLKDDVINYGIVYNILFRNKINKPSKMNSEEEIIAVPVFKIQHYNDDLQTKSNTNNENVYTVWYIDIKGRLYKSWENYISKNNLPKCTMVFPKDGYYQPNPEYKIISDDSIVWIVVQDSSMCSIQASILSKVNTTINIAGSAATFGLGIATIFTPGSPLIALAGMAAMGVTGIWTIGKSSTELYDRAVHEESISPFNRNALSAWLGIAGSTVGIVLSGTTVLLKKAATAGLQVNRLARSAHDAMVITSISINLIGVGYKSFQIFEKFKEQKRVDIEDIIYIGTHLLFFTHSVINIKFAKQIIELTQGNILNKIETELRKDNLHQHYEFTKKKTDMRVNNDKIIEKDAAIIRWFKTITINDMMSNNNLLTISNCLLSVEKGKIKLNGITLLDPILFVAMIGKNLLKKINDCEDQLNPYTDQQTYALTKLLEKLLSDLYTSRNYPSNNQPCIVPQFRSLIEELKKIDKSENILPFIFNIAVTILRSKNQLEYLVEGCRFVWDYIKINLKDAGYQLSTEDNSANNNKIMEHLFITIFDAVDLMIQDFFNALQQYIYMMRRTH from the exons ATGGAGAGTACATCACAAGTGGGTTTTACAGATCATCATTGG GAACAAATGGTACATAAAGCTGTAGCATATCAACAAGATTTTTACGAATTACTTCCAAGTTGGACCACATGTAAAAAGGATGATATCAAATTCATTAAGCAGAACATAGGATATGCAATATTTGGTTCACCACTTTTTGAAAAAACTTCAGATtctaaagatattttaaattttgatattaatgatataagcGATGATACGGAGATAAGTGAAGTTATTCATTATAGTCCTAAAGCCGAACATcttataaatatgatttttgaTAAGATATGGAAACATGGTAGACGACTTAAAGATGATGTTATAAATTATGGAATCGTGTATAACATactttttcgtaataaaataaataaaccatCCAAAATGAAcagcgaagaagaaataatagcTGTACCTGTATTTAAAATACAACACTACAATGATGATTTACAAACGAAAAGCAATACAAATAATGAAAACGTTTATACTGTTtggtatatagatattaagGGTAGATTATACAAAAGTTgggaaaattatatatcgaagaaTAATTTACCAAAATGTACAATGGTCTTTCCAAAAGATGGTTACTATCAACCAAATcctgaatataaaattatttccgaTGACTCTATTGTATGGATTGTCGTTCAAGACTCTTCTATGTGTTCTATTCAGGCAAGTATTTTATCTAAAGTTAACACTACGATTAATATAGCAGGGAGTGCTGCTACTTTTGGATTAGGAATTGCAACAATCTTCACTCCTGGTTCTCCATTAATTGCTTTGGCAG GAATGGCAGCAATGGGTGTAACTGGTATTTGGACAATTGGGAAATCTTCTACAGAATTATATGATAGAGCGGTACATGAAGAATCTATCAGTCCATTTAATCGAAACGCTTTGTCTGCTTGGCTTGGTATAGCTGGAAGTACTGTGGGAATAGTACTTAGTGGTACTACAGTTCTTTTGAAGAAAGCTGCTACAGCAGGCTTACAAGTCAATCGATTAGCTAGGTCAGCGCATGATGCTATGGTAATAACCAGTATATCCATCAACTTGATTGGTGTTGGTTATAAAAGCtttcaaatttttgaaaagtttaaagaacaaaaaagagttGATATTGaggatattatttatatcggaACTCACCTATTGTTCTTTACGCATTctgtgataaatataaaatttgctaAACAAATAATCGAATTAACCCAAGGGAATATATTAAACAAGATTGAAACAGAATTGCGCAAAGACAATTTGCATCAACATTATGAgttcacaaaaaagaaaactgataTGCGagttaataatgataaaataattgaaaaagatgCTGCTATTATACGATGGTTTAAAACAATTACAATAAATGACATGAtgtctaataataatttgcttACTATATCAAACTGCTTATTAAgcgtagaaaaaggaaaaataaagttaaatgGAATAACGTTATTAGATCCAATATTATTTGTGGCCATGATaggaaaaaatttgttaaagaaGATCAATGATTGCGAAGATCAATTAAATCCATATACAGATCAACAAACATATGCATTAACAAAATTGCTTGAAAAGTTATTATCAGATTTGTACACAAGCAGAAATTATCCAAGCAATAACCAACCATGTATAGTTCCTCAGTTTCGATCTCTCAtagaagaattaaagaaaatcgataaatctgaaaatatattgccttttatatttaatatcgctGTTACCATATTACGAAGTAAGAATCAATTGGAATATTTGGTGGAAGGATGCCGTTTTGTATgggattatattaaaataaatttgaaagatGCAGGATATCAACTTTCAACTGAGGACAATTCtgctaataataacaaaataatggAACATCTTTTTATAACTATATTCGATGCAGTAGATTTGATGATTCAAGACTTTTTTAATGCACTTcagcaatatatatacatgatgcGTAGGACGCATTAA